One Desulfobulbaceae bacterium DNA segment encodes these proteins:
- a CDS encoding phosphatidate cytidylyltransferase, which yields MNRLLTGLVAALIWGSTLILQSYTLLWIFVYGIGVIGLFEYFKICLPQYSVSTRTTIALISSLPLLSVYQSSADYLLPALLFASLIFVVIAFFLPNRGDSPKDLFILKSSTGLLFIGLCASYIPLLITLEDGFYWLGLLTTITIASDTGAYYTGSNFGRHKLCPAISPGKTIEGLVGGLACSVFFALIYRVLFLENQTTLKIVLLTLVITLIGVCGDLAESIIKRSNNTKDSGSILPGHGGILDRIDSILASAPAMFYLIYLGFMY from the coding sequence ATGAACAGACTACTTACAGGTCTTGTTGCCGCCCTAATCTGGGGGAGCACTCTCATTCTTCAATCCTATACGCTGCTATGGATTTTTGTATATGGTATTGGAGTGATCGGTCTATTTGAGTATTTTAAAATCTGCTTGCCCCAGTACTCTGTATCCACTCGAACAACAATCGCCTTAATCAGTAGCTTACCTCTTCTGTCCGTTTATCAGTCTTCAGCAGACTATTTGCTGCCAGCGCTACTATTTGCATCACTTATTTTCGTAGTGATAGCTTTCTTTTTGCCAAATCGAGGCGATTCCCCTAAAGATCTTTTCATACTGAAAAGCTCTACTGGTCTTCTTTTCATAGGTCTTTGTGCATCCTACATCCCGCTTTTGATAACTTTAGAAGATGGTTTTTATTGGCTTGGCCTTTTAACCACGATAACAATTGCCTCCGATACAGGTGCCTACTACACAGGATCTAATTTTGGCAGACATAAACTTTGTCCCGCAATAAGCCCGGGCAAAACCATTGAAGGGCTTGTGGGTGGCCTGGCCTGTAGTGTTTTTTTTGCTTTAATTTACAGGGTATTATTTTTAGAAAACCAGACCACTTTAAAAATTGTGCTTCTTACCCTTGTTATTACCCTCATTGGCGTTTGCGGCGATCTAGCCGAATCAATTATAAAACGATCCAATAACACTAAAGACTCAGGCTCGATTCTGCCAGGGCATGGTGGTATACTTGACAGAATTGATTCTATTTTGGCCTCAGCTCCAGCTATGTTCTACCTTATCTATTTAGGCTTTATGTACTAG
- a CDS encoding isoprenyl transferase, translating to MPDQSDLEISTLPKHIAIIMDGNGRWAQKRSLLRTVGHKIGVESVQNIVKSSRELGIEVLTLYAFSTENWNRPALEVKALMSLLKSYLKKEINNLIDNNIKLQTIGQIEKLPKDVLKVLKDTINKTSENSGLVLNLALSYGSRNEITVAVKDICQKCLAGELDLHDISETTINDHLGTHGLPDPDLIIRTGGESRLSNFLLWQASYSEIYITDTHWPDFRKENLIEAIYNFQSRQRRFGRTGDQVIKAKYS from the coding sequence ATGCCAGACCAATCTGACCTCGAAATCAGCACCCTTCCAAAGCACATCGCCATTATCATGGATGGCAATGGCCGTTGGGCTCAAAAAAGAAGTTTATTAAGAACAGTTGGACACAAAATAGGTGTCGAATCTGTTCAAAACATCGTAAAGTCATCTCGCGAACTCGGTATTGAAGTACTTACCCTTTATGCCTTTTCAACCGAAAACTGGAATAGACCAGCACTTGAAGTTAAAGCGTTAATGTCACTGTTAAAGTCGTACCTGAAAAAAGAGATCAACAACTTAATCGACAATAACATTAAACTTCAAACTATTGGCCAAATTGAAAAATTGCCTAAGGATGTACTAAAAGTACTTAAAGATACTATAAATAAAACTTCTGAGAATAGTGGCCTTGTTCTTAATCTTGCTCTGAGTTACGGTAGTAGAAACGAAATTACGGTGGCTGTTAAAGATATCTGCCAAAAATGTCTTGCCGGTGAACTTGACCTGCATGACATCAGCGAAACTACGATCAACGATCATTTAGGCACACATGGCCTTCCTGACCCTGACCTTATAATTCGGACTGGCGGTGAGTCGCGTCTCAGTAATTTTCTTCTGTGGCAGGCTTCTTACTCTGAAATCTATATCACAGACACACATTGGCCTGATTTCAGAAAAGAGAATCTGATAGAAGCTATCTATAATTTTCAAAGTAGACAAAGACGTTTTGGTCGCACTGGTGATCAAGTTATCAAAGCAAAATATTCGTAA
- the frr gene encoding ribosome recycling factor: MSDIISKMSDKMEGSIDAYRRDLSKIRTGRASLSLFDGIKVDSYGSKMPLNQVATLTIPENRLIMIQPWDTQLIGPIEKEIQKANLGLTPANDGKVIRISIPQLTEDRRKTLVKQVKKTSEDFRVAIRNHRRDAIDILKKQKKDKEISEDELFSLQESAQKETDNYIKQIDAIMADKETEVMAV; the protein is encoded by the coding sequence ATGAGCGATATAATATCAAAAATGAGCGATAAGATGGAAGGCAGCATTGATGCATATCGCCGCGATCTCTCAAAAATACGAACTGGTCGCGCCTCTCTATCACTTTTTGATGGAATTAAAGTTGACTCTTATGGCTCCAAAATGCCTTTAAATCAAGTTGCGACACTTACTATTCCGGAAAATCGCCTCATTATGATCCAACCCTGGGATACTCAGCTAATTGGTCCCATCGAGAAAGAGATCCAAAAAGCAAACTTAGGCTTAACACCAGCTAACGACGGCAAAGTAATACGTATATCAATTCCTCAACTCACAGAAGATCGACGTAAAACTCTTGTGAAGCAGGTAAAAAAGACAAGCGAAGATTTCCGCGTTGCTATCCGTAACCATCGACGCGATGCTATTGACATTTTGAAAAAGCAGAAAAAAGACAAAGAAATTTCCGAAGACGAACTTTTCTCATTACAAGAGAGTGCTCAAAAAGAAACTGATAACTACATAAAACAGATCGACGCAATAATGGCTGACAAAGAGACTGAAGTTATGGCTGTTTAG
- a CDS encoding UMP kinase — MMKSHYNRILLKLSGEALMGEADYGICDKTLEYVAGELKSLVDTGVQVGVVIGAGNIFRGVSGASKGMNRVSADNMGMLATVMNALALENAFTAAGVETRVLSSIPMPLVCESYSRHQAEHHLNKNRVVIFGAGSGNPYFTTDTAAVLRGLEINAQVVCKATRVDGVYDRDPLKDPNAVRYDQLTYAEVLSKRLKVMDSTAISLAMDNNIQIMVFNMNTPGNITNAVCGKKIGTIINGDKT; from the coding sequence CTGATGAAATCACACTATAATCGGATATTACTTAAGTTAAGCGGTGAAGCCTTAATGGGAGAAGCTGATTACGGTATATGTGATAAAACATTAGAATACGTTGCCGGCGAATTGAAGAGTCTTGTTGATACAGGCGTTCAAGTTGGTGTGGTTATAGGTGCTGGCAATATCTTCCGTGGCGTTTCAGGGGCGTCGAAAGGCATGAACCGTGTTTCAGCAGATAACATGGGAATGCTCGCAACTGTTATGAATGCCTTAGCACTTGAAAATGCCTTTACTGCCGCTGGTGTCGAAACCAGAGTTTTATCAAGCATACCGATGCCCCTTGTTTGTGAATCATATTCACGCCACCAGGCCGAGCACCATCTCAACAAAAATCGTGTTGTGATTTTTGGCGCCGGAAGTGGCAACCCCTACTTTACTACCGACACTGCAGCAGTCCTGCGCGGCCTGGAGATTAACGCTCAGGTAGTATGTAAAGCAACAAGAGTCGATGGCGTTTACGATCGAGATCCACTAAAAGATCCAAATGCCGTACGGTATGACCAACTTACTTATGCCGAAGTCCTGAGTAAACGACTCAAAGTGATGGATTCAACAGCCATATCGTTAGCAATGGATAACAACATACAAATTATGGTTTTTAACATGAATACCCCGGGCAATATTACCAATGCGGTATGCGGTAAAAAAATAGGCACGATTATCAATGGAGACAAAACATGA
- the tsf gene encoding translation elongation factor Ts, with the protein MVKELRDKTNAGMMDCKKALQENNGDMEKSIDFLRQKGLAVAAKRAGRATSEGVIETYIHGGSKLGVMVELGCETDFVAKTDDFINFAKDVAMQIAATNPVSMSRDDVPAELLERERDIYRQQALDSGKPENILEKIIAGKLDKFFAESCLLEQKFVKDPDLTIHDKLNELIAKMGENISIKKYVRLQVGQE; encoded by the coding sequence ATGGTAAAAGAACTTCGCGACAAAACTAATGCAGGCATGATGGACTGCAAAAAAGCCCTTCAGGAAAACAATGGTGACATGGAAAAATCAATTGATTTCCTTCGCCAAAAAGGTCTGGCTGTTGCAGCAAAAAGAGCTGGCCGAGCAACGAGTGAAGGTGTTATTGAAACCTATATTCACGGCGGCAGTAAACTGGGCGTTATGGTCGAACTCGGCTGTGAAACTGATTTTGTTGCCAAAACTGATGACTTTATTAACTTTGCAAAAGATGTTGCTATGCAAATAGCTGCAACTAATCCAGTTTCAATGAGTCGCGACGATGTTCCTGCCGAACTTCTGGAACGAGAAAGAGACATATACAGACAACAGGCACTTGATTCAGGAAAACCTGAAAATATTCTTGAAAAAATTATAGCGGGTAAACTCGATAAATTTTTTGCTGAAAGCTGTTTGCTTGAGCAGAAATTTGTAAAAGATCCTGACCTTACTATTCATGACAAGCTTAATGAACTGATTGCAAAAATGGGCGAGAACATTTCCATCAAAAAATATGTTCGTCTTCAGGTTGGCCAAGAGTAA